In one Mus caroli chromosome 14, CAROLI_EIJ_v1.1, whole genome shotgun sequence genomic region, the following are encoded:
- the LOC110309410 gene encoding olfactory receptor 4K15: protein MNESNYSRVTEFVLLGLSSSKELQPFLFLIFSLLYLAILLGNFLIILTVTSDSRLHTPMYFLLANLSFIDMCVASFATPKMLADFLVERKTISFEACLAQIFFVHLFTGGEMVLLVSMAYDRYVAICKPLHYMTIMSRRVCIILVCISWFVGFIHTTSQLAFTVNLPFCGPNKVDSFFCDLPLVTKLACIDTYVVSLLIVADSGFLSMSSFLLLVVSYTVILITVRNRSSASMAKARSTLTAHITVVVLFFGPCIFIYVWPFSSYSVDKVLAVFYTIFTPILNPVIYTLRNKEVKAAMSKLRGRYLKPGQVSALIRNVLFLETK, encoded by the coding sequence ATGAATGAATCAAATTACTCTCGTGTGACAGAGTTTGTGCTGTTGGGTCTGTCTAGTTCAAAGGAGCTCCAGCCTTTCCTGTTTCTCATATTTTCACTGCTGTACCTAGCAATACTGCTGGGCAACTTCCTCATCATCCTCACAGTGACTTCAGACTCACGACTTCATACCCCCATGTACTTTCTGCTTGCAAACCTATCATTTATAGATATGTGTGTAGCCTCTTTTGCTACCCCAAAAATGCTTGCTGACTTTCTGGTTGAACGAAAAACTATATCTTTTGAAGCCTGCTTGGCTCAGATCTTCTTTGTTCATCTCTTTACTGGTGGTGAAATGGTACTTCTTGTATccatggcctatgatcgctatgttgCAATATGCAAGCCTCTCCACTACATGACAATCATGAGTCGCCGTGTGTGTATCATTCTGGTCTGCATTTCCTGGTTTGTGGGTTTCATCCATACAACTAGCCAGTTGGCATTCACTGTTAACTTGCCATTTTGTGGTCCTAACAAGGTAGACAGTTTTTTCTGTGATCTCCCACTGGTGACCAAGCTAGCCTGTATAGACACTTATGTTGTGAGCTTGCTAATAGTTGCAGATAGTGGATTTCTATCCATGAGTTCATTTCTCCTCTTGGTTGTCTCCTACACTGTGATTCTCATTACTGTTAGGAATCGTTCCTCTGCTAGCATGGCCAAGGCTCGATCCACCCTAACTGCTCACATCACTGTAGTTGTACTATTTTTTGGACCATGCATCTTCATCTATGTGTGGCCCTTTAGCAGCTATTCAGTTGACAAAGTCCTTGCTGTGTTCTACACCATCTTCACACCCATCTTAAACCCAGTTATCTACACTCTGAGAAACAAAGAGGTGAAAGCAGCAATGTCAAAGCTGAGGGGTCGCTATCTGAAACCTGGACAGGTTTCTGCATTGATAAGAAATGTTCTTTTCCTGGAAACAAAGTAA